The following is a genomic window from Spirosoma foliorum.
ATCAGTTCGAAGGTGCGCCTTATCTGAGTATCACAACCGCCACGCAGGACCCACGTACGTTTGTGTTTGCAACGCCCGCACCCGCACAAATTACCTCGGGCAAGAACGTAAGCGATTTCACGGCTTATGTAGGCGCCGATATCTCGAAAGCCATTGGTGATTTGTATACCGAAGGAGCCAGCGCTGGCCCGACGGGCAAGTATTCGTATACAAACGATATACGCTACTACGGATCAGTGGCTGGGCCAGAGCCGTATATCATTATGGGTTACTCGGAAATGAACTTCAACATTGCCGAAGCCATTAACCGGGGTTGGGTATCGGGTGCATCGGCGGAGAGCTATTACCTGAAAGGCATCAACGCATCGCTATCGTTCTATGGTCTGACCGAAGGACAAACGTACACCATTGGCGATCAGGGTGGCAAAATACTGGGCACAACAACCATTTCGATCAGCAGCTTCCTGTCGAACGCGGGTGTAGCCTACAAGGGTGATAATGCCGATGGGCTAGAGCAGATTCTGAACCAGAAGTACGTAGCCTTCCACCAGAATTCAGGTTATGAAGCCTTCTACAACTGGCGTCGGACGGGCTTGCCTAAATCATTCGTAGCAACGGGTGGTGGCATTAGCTCAAACGGCAAAATCCCACGTCGGTGGCAGTATCCAGTCGATGAACAGACCTACAATACAGCCAATTATAAGGCCGCTGTGATGAGCCAGTTCAATGGTACCGACGATTTGAATATGGATACTTGGTTAACGAAGTAAGTTTTACAATGCAGCTCCCAACCTATAAGGTCTCGAAGACCTTATAGGTTTTTTACAATCACATTCTCATGAAAAAACTCACTCTTCTTCTCTCAATATTCGTTACGTCTGTCTCTTTCGGGCAGACTAACGATACGCTGGTGTATAACTCAAGACGGGCCGTTACCCTCGAAGGGGCCAGCAATTTTCGTGACCTCGGCGGCTATCCAACGCAGGATGGTCATCATGTAAAATGGGGACACATCTACCGTTCTGCCGATATCGGTAAACTAACCGATGCCGATCTACAGGTCTTAAGTGCACGTCACATTGCCACCGTCTGCGATTTACGCGGCCCCGACGAAATCAAAACTAGTCCTGACCGGCTACCCGCTGGAGCCAACTGGTATAACATGCCTGCTGGTAGCGAAAACACCCGTGCCACATCGGCCGCGTTGATGGGTGCCAAGCCTGCCAACCGCGATTCCATGATGATTTCCTTTTATGGCCGCACCGACCATCTGAAAGCCAAATACAAACCCATGTTCGACCAGTT
Proteins encoded in this region:
- a CDS encoding tyrosine-protein phosphatase; its protein translation is MKKLTLLLSIFVTSVSFGQTNDTLVYNSRRAVTLEGASNFRDLGGYPTQDGHHVKWGHIYRSADIGKLTDADLQVLSARHIATVCDLRGPDEIKTSPDRLPAGANWYNMPAGSENTRATSAALMGAKPANRDSMMISFYGRTDHLKAKYKPMFDQLLALDNDKALLFHCTAGKDRTGIGAALILSALGVDRSIILKDYAATNEYWKGGQAQAIQSMIKQGMDEKTVKSMLAANPVYLQSAFDAIDRQYGSMDKFLAQAMELTPAKLAQLRTKYVQ